In one Neobacillus sp. WH10 genomic region, the following are encoded:
- a CDS encoding SRPBCC domain-containing protein, with product MKDLKYVFYIGGTPEEVWRALISSEGTKQIYYGSVIRSTFQLGDLLEYVGPGADGDETVHVYGNVLEYIPNQVLRFTHFAGKSYTKDDIQDYESRISYLLDPVGSCTKLTLIHDQWQEGDPHYENSNAAWWMILSNTKSFVEIGKTLNLG from the coding sequence ATGAAGGATCTTAAGTATGTATTTTATATTGGCGGGACACCAGAGGAAGTATGGAGGGCATTAATCTCGTCCGAGGGAACAAAGCAGATTTATTATGGAAGTGTTATCAGATCCACCTTTCAATTAGGAGATCTTTTGGAATACGTTGGGCCGGGGGCTGATGGTGATGAGACGGTTCATGTTTATGGAAATGTATTAGAGTATATACCAAATCAAGTACTTCGTTTTACTCACTTTGCTGGAAAATCCTACACGAAAGATGACATTCAGGATTATGAATCTAGAATTTCTTATCTGCTTGATCCCGTTGGCTCTTGTACGAAGTTAACCTTAATTCATGACCAATGGCAGGAAGGTGATCCTCACTACGAGAACAGTAATGCGGCATGGTGGATGATACTTAGTAATACAAAATCATTCGTAGAAATAGGCAAAACGCTTAATCTAGGTTAG